One genomic segment of Amycolatopsis sp. WQ 127309 includes these proteins:
- a CDS encoding MazG family protein produces the protein MSRGVVVVVRGATLPAAALKVLRESTAVFAASDVDPAVFGVPAITEALSLKGIVLLTTSREEPAAAVLIATGAQVIDTPVPPLVEAADVMDRLRSPGGCPWDAVQTHESLRQYLVEETYELLDAIEDGDREALREELGDVLLQVLFHARVAAEDPADPFGIDDVAAALVEKLVGRHPHVFAGADEVRTVEHQNAKWEELKQREKQRLSIVDGVALGQPAVALAGKLGQRSGRAGIPLDLFPEGSNAAAQLFRIAATARRAGVDPEGELRALAKEFALEVRAAEQAARDAGLEPTTLEADGWRKFWPTRD, from the coding sequence GTGAGCCGGGGCGTCGTCGTAGTCGTCCGCGGGGCGACACTGCCCGCCGCGGCGCTGAAGGTCCTTCGTGAGTCCACCGCCGTCTTCGCGGCCTCGGACGTCGACCCCGCGGTGTTCGGGGTCCCGGCGATCACGGAGGCGCTGTCGCTGAAGGGCATCGTGCTGCTCACGACGTCCCGCGAAGAACCCGCCGCGGCCGTGCTCATCGCGACCGGCGCGCAGGTCATCGACACGCCCGTCCCGCCGCTGGTCGAAGCCGCGGACGTGATGGACCGGCTCCGCTCGCCGGGCGGCTGCCCGTGGGACGCCGTGCAGACGCACGAGTCGCTGCGGCAGTACCTGGTCGAGGAGACCTACGAGCTGCTCGACGCGATCGAAGACGGCGACCGCGAGGCGCTGCGCGAGGAGCTCGGCGACGTCCTGCTGCAGGTGCTCTTCCACGCCCGCGTCGCCGCCGAGGACCCGGCGGACCCGTTCGGCATCGACGACGTCGCGGCCGCACTGGTCGAGAAGCTGGTCGGCCGGCACCCGCACGTCTTCGCCGGCGCCGACGAGGTGCGCACGGTCGAGCACCAGAACGCCAAGTGGGAAGAGCTGAAGCAGCGCGAGAAGCAGCGTCTGTCCATTGTGGACGGCGTCGCGCTCGGCCAGCCCGCGGTCGCGCTGGCCGGCAAGCTCGGCCAGCGCAGCGGCCGCGCCGGCATCCCGCTGGACCTCTTTCCCGAGGGCTCGAACGCGGCGGCCCAGCTGTTCCGCATCGCGGCCACGGCCCGCCGCGCGGGCGTCGACCCCGAGGGCGAGCTGCGAGCGCTGGCGAAGGAGTTCGCGCTGGAGGTCCGCGCCGCCGAGCAGGCCGCGCGCGACGCGGGCCTGGAGCCGACCACCCTGGAGGCGGACGGCTGGCGCAAGTTCTGGCCCACCCGCGACTGA
- a CDS encoding zf-HC2 domain-containing protein, which yields MKHPSDELIAGYTAGDDLPGDQLWGVEAHLETCAVCRARLAVLRPAQPVVDLVWSRLAVDIELSGTPAHPQPTAHPRRRWLFTWTTPVMVPWLAMIVLLTLVVVAFDRIWPATFDTTAVQLLAPLLPVLGVAASWARGLDPAYEVVVATPRAGLYLIARRTVAVLVVVLPVLGVAGWLTGTGLALWLVPSLAFTTGTLALGGLIGVTRAAGVLGAVWVAAVVLPSVVAHRQTVALSAGAVPVWAGIFALTTVVVALHKGAFTRLGVGD from the coding sequence ATGAAGCATCCGTCGGACGAGCTCATCGCCGGCTACACGGCGGGCGACGACCTTCCCGGTGACCAGCTCTGGGGCGTCGAGGCGCACCTCGAGACGTGCGCGGTGTGCCGGGCGCGGCTGGCCGTGCTGAGGCCCGCGCAGCCGGTGGTGGACCTCGTCTGGTCGCGGCTCGCGGTGGACATCGAGCTGTCGGGCACGCCCGCGCACCCGCAGCCGACAGCGCACCCGCGGCGGCGGTGGCTGTTCACCTGGACCACCCCGGTGATGGTGCCGTGGCTGGCGATGATCGTGCTGCTCACGCTGGTCGTGGTGGCGTTCGACCGGATCTGGCCCGCGACGTTCGACACGACGGCGGTGCAGCTGCTCGCGCCGCTGCTGCCGGTGCTCGGCGTCGCCGCGTCGTGGGCGCGGGGCCTCGATCCGGCGTACGAGGTCGTCGTCGCGACCCCGCGGGCCGGGCTGTACCTGATCGCGCGGCGGACGGTGGCGGTGCTCGTCGTCGTCCTGCCGGTGCTCGGCGTCGCGGGCTGGCTGACCGGCACCGGGTTGGCGCTCTGGCTGGTGCCGAGCCTGGCCTTCACCACCGGCACGCTCGCGCTGGGCGGCCTGATCGGCGTCACCCGCGCGGCCGGCGTGCTCGGCGCGGTGTGGGTCGCGGCGGTGGTGCTGCCGAGCGTTGTGGCGCACCGGCAGACAGTTGCGCTCAGTGCCGGTGCGGTGCCGGTGTGGGCGGGGATCTTCGCGCTGACGACGGTGGTCGTCGCCCTGCACAAGGGCGCGTTCACCCGGCTCGGCGTCGGCGACTAG
- a CDS encoding ABC transporter ATP-binding protein, with amino-acid sequence MRAVGAAEIAPTAYAWEIRAEGLKVRVGRRKMAVDGLDLSLGKGVHGLLGPNGAGKTTLIRALATVLRPAEGRLTLLGAPAGGHAGQRGLRRRIGYLPQDFGYYKRFTVREFVEYLAWLKEMPKADIPGAVQRAIERVGLADRAGDRMKTLSGGMVRRVGIAQAIVNDPDILLLDEPTAGLDPAQRVRFRELVQELGQDSCVLISTHLVEDVGTACSDVVLFAEGKLVFQGTPGELAAAGTPDHVGDSPIERGYSALLNHEHGKGAW; translated from the coding sequence ATGCGTGCTGTCGGGGCCGCCGAGATCGCGCCAACGGCCTACGCCTGGGAAATCCGGGCGGAAGGGCTGAAGGTGCGGGTCGGACGGCGGAAAATGGCGGTGGACGGGCTGGACCTGTCGCTGGGCAAGGGGGTGCACGGCCTGCTCGGGCCGAACGGCGCGGGCAAGACGACGCTGATCCGGGCGCTGGCGACGGTGCTGCGGCCGGCGGAAGGCCGGCTGACGCTGCTCGGCGCACCGGCCGGGGGGCACGCCGGGCAGCGCGGCCTGCGCCGCCGGATCGGTTACCTGCCCCAGGACTTCGGCTACTACAAGCGGTTCACGGTCCGCGAGTTCGTCGAATACCTGGCGTGGCTCAAGGAAATGCCGAAGGCGGACATCCCGGGCGCGGTGCAGCGCGCGATCGAGCGCGTCGGGCTGGCCGACCGAGCCGGCGACCGGATGAAGACGCTGTCCGGCGGCATGGTGCGCCGCGTCGGGATCGCGCAGGCGATCGTCAACGACCCGGACATCCTGCTGCTCGACGAGCCGACGGCCGGCCTGGACCCGGCCCAGCGCGTCCGGTTCCGCGAGCTCGTCCAGGAACTGGGCCAGGACTCGTGCGTGCTGATCTCGACGCACCTGGTCGAAGACGTCGGCACGGCGTGTTCCGACGTCGTGCTCTTCGCCGAGGGCAAGCTGGTCTTCCAGGGGACGCCGGGCGAGCTGGCCGCGGCGGGGACCCCGGACCACGTCGGTGACAGCCCGATCGAGCGCGGTTATTCGGCGCTGCTGAACCACGAGCACGGCAAGGGGGCGTGGTGA
- a CDS encoding RNA polymerase sigma factor, translating to MKPLEDADEEHLVRRTAKGDRAAFEELYRRTSPWLAVRLRRRCADEQVVAEVMQETYLAVWRAAGSFAGSAAGGSAVGWVWIIAARRLVDAFRRRAHHAQPPPVMALDVAPVPGAEEEALAAAVGDEVGDALRDLAPELRAVLQAMVLDGLTVRETAVLLGLPEGTVKTRARRARIAMREALS from the coding sequence ATGAAGCCACTGGAGGACGCCGACGAGGAGCACCTCGTCCGGCGCACGGCCAAGGGCGACCGCGCGGCGTTCGAGGAGCTCTACCGCCGCACGTCGCCCTGGCTGGCCGTGCGCCTGCGCCGCCGGTGCGCGGACGAGCAGGTCGTCGCCGAGGTCATGCAGGAGACGTACCTGGCCGTCTGGCGCGCGGCGGGCTCGTTCGCGGGGTCCGCGGCCGGCGGTTCCGCGGTCGGCTGGGTGTGGATCATCGCCGCCCGGCGGCTGGTCGACGCGTTCCGCCGGCGGGCGCACCACGCGCAGCCGCCGCCGGTGATGGCGCTCGACGTCGCGCCGGTGCCGGGGGCCGAGGAAGAAGCGCTGGCGGCCGCGGTCGGGGACGAGGTCGGCGACGCGCTGCGCGACCTCGCGCCCGAGCTGCGGGCCGTGCTGCAGGCGATGGTGCTCGACGGGCTGACCGTCCGCGAGACCGCCGTCCTGCTCGGGCTGCCGGAAGGCACCGTCAAGACCCGGGCCCGGCGGGCGCGGATCGCGATGCGGGAGGCACTGTCATGA